A region from the Bacteroidia bacterium genome encodes:
- a CDS encoding MCE family protein: MNELSKSRPVVVGVFIFIGIIFLIGGIMIVGNLHSTFTKKMSISTVFGDVNGLHSGNNIWFSGVKIGTVKKIEFYGKSQVKVIMHINIESKQYIRKDAKVKISTDGLIGNKILVIYGGTSSAAEIAEGDMLNNETMLSTDDIMATFQQNNLNVLALTNKMAKGEGSIGKLMNNDSIYYSIYATTNALQKASVNAQKLLASLEKFSENMNKKGTLVNELTTDTTVFNSLKKSVFKLNSITDTANIFVNNIKRASDNTKSPVGVLLYDEQSGDNLKSTISNLKTSSEKLDKDLEALQHNFLLRRYFKKELKKSKKSNEK; encoded by the coding sequence ATGAATGAGTTATCTAAAAGTCGACCCGTAGTAGTTGGTGTTTTTATTTTTATTGGAATTATATTCCTTATAGGTGGAATCATGATTGTTGGTAATTTGCATTCAACATTTACTAAGAAGATGTCCATATCAACTGTTTTCGGTGATGTTAATGGTTTGCATTCTGGAAATAATATTTGGTTTTCCGGAGTTAAAATCGGGACAGTTAAAAAAATTGAGTTCTACGGAAAATCACAGGTAAAAGTAATTATGCATATCAACATCGAATCCAAACAATATATACGAAAAGATGCAAAAGTTAAAATTAGTACAGATGGGTTAATTGGAAATAAAATTCTTGTAATCTATGGAGGAACTTCATCTGCAGCAGAGATAGCCGAAGGCGATATGCTTAATAATGAAACAATGTTATCTACAGATGATATAATGGCAACTTTTCAGCAAAATAATCTTAATGTTTTGGCTTTAACAAATAAAATGGCAAAAGGTGAAGGATCTATTGGGAAACTTATGAATAATGATTCAATCTATTACAGTATTTATGCTACTACAAATGCTCTTCAAAAAGCTTCGGTTAATGCACAAAAACTCCTTGCTTCTTTAGAAAAATTCAGTGAAAACATGAATAAGAAAGGTACCTTGGTAAATGAATTAACAACAGATACAACAGTGTTTAACTCATTAAAAAAATCTGTTTTTAAATTGAATAGTATAACTGATACTGCAAATATATTTGTGAATAATATTAAAAGAGCAAGTGATAATACTAAAAGCCCTGTTGGAGTATTATTGTATGATGAGCAATCAGGTGATAATTTAAAATCTACAATCAGTAATTTAAAAACTAGTTCTGAAAAATTAGACAAAGACCTTGAAGCGCTTCAGCATAATTTTTTATTACGTAGATATTTTAAGAAAGAATTGAAAAAAAGTAAGAAATCAAATGAAAAATAA
- a CDS encoding LEA type 2 family protein: MKNKIIITILIIIAFLLICGTVLFVFRKKIVEHFIPTVQQIGEIHVVVKNDTAYINSKLVVRNKSFYKIKIDSIKYKVSLFDKVYLNNQKYLGVALQAKGVDCINFSLKIPYKAILNDLSIERKKGDSVSYQINIFLQYSTVLGKVEIPIEKSALIKIPQPPEINIIEITYSKIGMKSILANAKVEIINYSNVNLSIKDISYTMSILKRGKLNGNLKQQVNIKPNRSTFINLPIEVNLKNIGKIFFEVIFNNDNYDYTLTLNAILESTYPIKQSFSLDIVKTGQMELKK; this comes from the coding sequence ATGAAAAATAAAATTATAATTACTATACTTATAATAATTGCTTTTTTACTTATTTGTGGTACAGTTCTTTTTGTGTTCAGAAAAAAGATTGTTGAGCATTTTATACCAACAGTTCAACAGATTGGTGAAATACATGTTGTTGTTAAAAATGATACTGCTTATATAAATTCAAAACTTGTAGTTAGGAATAAATCATTTTATAAAATCAAAATTGATTCGATAAAATACAAAGTTTCATTATTCGATAAAGTGTATTTGAACAATCAAAAATATTTAGGAGTAGCATTACAAGCAAAGGGAGTAGATTGTATTAATTTTTCGTTAAAAATACCTTATAAAGCTATTTTAAATGATTTAAGTATAGAAAGAAAAAAAGGCGATAGTGTAAGCTATCAAATAAATATTTTTCTTCAATATTCAACAGTTCTTGGTAAAGTAGAAATTCCAATAGAAAAATCAGCATTGATTAAAATACCACAACCACCAGAAATAAATATTATTGAAATAACATATAGTAAAATTGGAATGAAATCTATTCTAGCTAATGCGAAAGTAGAAATAATTAACTATAGCAATGTAAACTTATCTATAAAAGATATTAGTTATACTATGAGTATTTTAAAACGTGGTAAATTAAACGGAAATCTTAAACAACAAGTTAATATTAAACCAAACAGATCTACATTTATTAATCTTCCAATTGAAGTCAATCTCAAAAATATAGGGAAAATATTTTTTGAAGTAATTTTTAATAATGATAATTATGATTATACATTAACTCTTAATGCAATTTTAGAATCTACTTATCCAATTAAGCAGTCCTTTTCTTTAGATATTGTTAAGACTGGACAAATGGAATTGAAGAAATAA
- a CDS encoding DUF3494 domain-containing protein, which produces MKLNLLLIITVVTLLFFPKVNFGQVISLGPDASKFVLFTSSGAVGDNASAHSHITGDVGTLTAGPMTGFGNIDGIMHPGVDPATTACEIDLQATIAQLNSNPATLVGPLALGSGLTLTPGIYSIPGNATLTLDLILDGLGSANAEFVFKVAGTFSTNTLSRVRLINGAKACHVFWKIDGAVTMASLTTMRGNIISGGLINMGSGDSLEGRAFSTPAGAITIDGITAYMPIGCGSPILTGPPAVDLASLYCYTIFSSIGALDGNLSSTSIGDVGNAGGGSVTGWTAGNVTGTLHPTGDPSTMLAATDLTNVYNTLNAMIPDIELLYPVLFGRNLVLTPHVYLMSSGGAFGPATLTDSLYLDAQGNSNAVFVIKITGGGLTTSVNSRVKLINGAQAKNVFWMIDGAVEISDNSIFRGNIVVSAGAINLRYTGVVLEGRALSINGAITTAGLAAAMTPGCGAPCVPTITNNPQTICNGGSYTFNGNIYTLAGNYNDTLTAIDGCDSIIVTQLSVSLLLITNNPQTICNGGSYIFNGNTYILAGNYNDTLTSISGCDSIIVTQLSVSPLFTTNNPQTICNGGSYIFNGNTYTLAGNYNDTLISIAGCDSIIVTQLSVVPFYTTNNPQTICNGGSYIFNGNTYTLAGNYNDTLISIAGCDSIIVTQLSVVPFYTTNNPQTICNGGSYIFNGNTYTLTGYYNDTLISIAGCDSIIVTQLSVVPFYTTNNPQTICNGGSYIFNGNTYTLAGNYNDTLISINGCDSIIVTQLSVVPFFTTNNPQAICDGVSYIFNGNIYTLTGNYNDTLLSVNGCDSIIVTQLTVNQIPVSAASSNSPVCIGSAINLSTLSIAGATYSWINTNGYTSVSQNPIISSALATDAGIYTLVVSNNGCSSIPLNITVVVNDCDTVDFFIPEGFSPNGDGINDLFVIRGIDRFPNNAFEVFNRWGNKVFEANSYLNTWDGTTTFGIRVGGDKLPIATYFYVLDLGDGSNVYKGTIYLNR; this is translated from the coding sequence ATGAAACTCAATTTATTACTTATTATAACAGTAGTTACTCTATTGTTTTTTCCGAAAGTAAATTTCGGACAGGTGATAAGCCTAGGTCCTGATGCCTCAAAATTTGTACTATTTACTTCCTCTGGGGCAGTAGGTGACAATGCCAGTGCACATTCACATATTACTGGTGATGTTGGAACGCTTACGGCTGGTCCTATGACAGGGTTTGGCAATATAGATGGTATAATGCATCCTGGTGTTGATCCTGCAACTACTGCTTGTGAAATAGATTTACAAGCTACGATTGCTCAATTAAATAGTAACCCTGCAACTTTAGTTGGTCCTCTTGCGTTAGGGAGCGGTTTAACTTTAACTCCTGGAATTTATTCAATCCCAGGAAATGCAACACTTACACTAGATCTTATTTTAGATGGGCTAGGAAGTGCAAATGCCGAATTTGTTTTTAAAGTTGCAGGAACATTCTCAACCAATACTCTATCCAGAGTGAGATTAATAAATGGTGCAAAAGCTTGTCATGTATTCTGGAAAATTGATGGTGCTGTTACTATGGCGTCATTAACTACTATGAGAGGAAATATTATTAGTGGTGGCTTAATAAATATGGGTTCTGGTGATTCTTTAGAAGGAAGGGCTTTCTCAACACCTGCCGGAGCTATTACTATTGATGGAATTACAGCATATATGCCTATTGGCTGCGGTAGCCCTATTCTTACAGGACCACCTGCGGTCGATCTTGCTTCTCTATATTGTTATACAATATTTTCAAGTATTGGTGCATTAGATGGTAATTTATCATCTACTTCCATTGGTGATGTTGGAAATGCCGGCGGTGGCTCTGTTACTGGATGGACAGCGGGTAATGTAACAGGTACCCTTCACCCTACCGGTGATCCTTCCACAATGTTAGCTGCTACAGATTTAACAAATGTATATAATACTTTAAATGCAATGATTCCTGATATTGAATTACTTTATCCCGTCTTGTTTGGACGTAATTTAGTACTTACACCTCATGTTTACCTTATGAGTTCAGGTGGTGCATTTGGACCTGCAACATTAACTGATTCACTTTACCTTGATGCTCAAGGAAATTCAAATGCAGTTTTTGTTATAAAAATTACAGGTGGTGGTCTTACAACAAGCGTTAACTCAAGAGTTAAATTAATTAACGGAGCACAGGCTAAAAACGTATTTTGGATGATTGATGGCGCAGTTGAGATTAGTGATAATTCTATTTTCAGAGGAAATATTGTTGTGTCGGCTGGTGCAATAAATTTAAGATATACTGGAGTTGTACTTGAAGGCAGAGCTCTTTCTATAAATGGTGCAATTACTACTGCAGGTTTAGCTGCTGCTATGACTCCTGGTTGTGGAGCTCCTTGTGTTCCAACTATTACAAATAATCCTCAAACAATATGCAATGGAGGAAGTTATACATTTAATGGAAACATTTATACATTAGCAGGTAATTATAATGATACACTAACAGCAATAGATGGTTGTGACAGTATAATTGTTACTCAACTTTCAGTTTCTCTTTTATTAATAACAAATAATCCCCAAACAATATGTAATGGTGGTAGCTATATATTCAATGGAAATACATATATTTTAGCTGGCAATTATAATGATACTCTTACTTCAATTAGTGGTTGTGATAGCATAATTGTAACTCAACTTTCTGTATCTCCATTATTTACAACAAATAATCCACAAACAATATGTAATGGTGGTAGTTATATCTTCAATGGAAACACATATACTTTAGCTGGTAACTATAACGACACCCTTATTTCAATTGCTGGCTGCGACAGTATAATTGTAACTCAACTTTCTGTTGTCCCTTTTTATACTACTAATAATCCACAAACAATATGTAATGGTGGTAGTTATATCTTCAATGGAAACACATATACTTTAGCTGGCAACTATAACGATACCCTTATTTCAATTGCTGGTTGCGATAGTATAATTGTAACACAACTTTCTGTTGTGCCTTTTTATACTACTAATAATCCACAAACAATATGTAATGGTGGAAGTTATATTTTCAACGGAAATACTTACACTTTAACTGGTTACTATAACGATACCCTTATTTCAATTGCTGGTTGCGATAGTATAATTGTAACACAACTTTCTGTTGTGCCTTTTTATACTACTAATAATCCCCAGACAATATGTAATGGTGGAAGTTATATTTTTAACGGAAATACTTACACTTTAGCTGGTAACTATAATGATACCCTTATATCTATAAATGGCTGTGACAGTATAATTGTAACTCAACTTTCTGTTGTTCCTTTTTTCACTACAAATAATCCTCAAGCAATATGCGATGGAGTTAGTTATATATTTAATGGAAATATTTACACTTTAACAGGGAACTATAATGATACTCTTTTATCTGTTAATGGCTGTGATAGTATTATTGTAACTCAGTTAACAGTAAATCAAATACCTGTTTCTGCTGCAAGTAGTAATTCTCCTGTATGTATTGGTAGTGCAATTAATTTAAGTACTTTATCAATTGCTGGAGCTACATATAGCTGGATAAATACTAATGGATATACTTCAGTAAGCCAAAATCCAATAATTTCTTCCGCTTTAGCTACCGATGCAGGTATTTACACTTTGGTAGTTTCAAATAACGGATGTTCTTCAATCCCATTAAATATTACAGTTGTAGTTAATGATTGTGATACTGTTGATTTCTTTATTCCTGAAGGATTCTCTCCAAACGGTGATGGCATTAATGACTTATTTGTTATAAGAGGAATTGATAGATTTCCTAACAATGCATTTGAAGTTTTTAATCGTTGGGGTAACAAAGTATTTGAAGCAAATTCTTACTTAAATACATGGGATGGTACAACCACATTTGGAATACGAGTAGGTGGAGATAAATTGCCTATTGCAACATATTTTTATGTACTTGATTTAGGTGATGGCTCTAATGTTTACAAAGGAACAATTTATCTTAATCGGTAA
- a CDS encoding type IX secretion system membrane protein PorP/SprF, which translates to MKTLNKILVVLTLSIGSLTAYSQQAPMYTHYMYNTLMINPGYAGSRDALTVTALHRSQWVDFKGAPRTQTLTLHTPLINEHIGIGMSVLNDKIGPVNNTTALVDFAYIMKLNEKSKLALGLSAGVNVFQANLNTLQLDQQLDPVFQTNINNKITPNFGFGAYYYRDRFYAGVSAPNLIQNSYTVANQSGENIMIAKEQRHYFFITGALFNLSNNLAFKPTAFIKLTPAAPIQADLTASFVIAKKLLLGVMFRTGDAFGGLIGFDVTEQLHLGYSYDWSYGLRTFKYNQGSHEIVLRYDFIYSSKKQIHSPRNF; encoded by the coding sequence ATGAAAACATTAAATAAAATATTAGTAGTATTGACTTTATCCATTGGAAGTCTAACTGCCTATTCTCAGCAAGCTCCAATGTATACTCACTATATGTACAATACTTTAATGATCAACCCTGGTTATGCCGGAAGTAGAGATGCATTAACAGTTACTGCGCTTCATCGTTCCCAATGGGTTGATTTTAAAGGTGCTCCAAGAACTCAAACATTAACATTACATACTCCTTTAATAAACGAGCATATTGGAATTGGAATGTCTGTCTTAAATGATAAAATAGGACCTGTTAATAATACAACAGCACTTGTCGATTTTGCCTATATTATGAAACTTAATGAAAAATCAAAATTAGCACTTGGTTTAAGTGCAGGAGTTAATGTTTTTCAGGCAAATTTAAATACACTGCAGTTAGATCAACAACTTGATCCAGTATTTCAGACTAATATAAATAATAAAATAACTCCAAATTTCGGTTTTGGTGCATATTACTACAGAGATCGTTTTTATGCAGGTGTATCTGCACCTAATTTGATCCAAAATAGTTATACAGTAGCAAATCAATCAGGCGAGAATATAATGATAGCAAAGGAACAAAGACATTATTTCTTTATTACCGGTGCATTGTTTAATTTATCAAATAACCTGGCATTTAAACCTACAGCGTTTATTAAATTAACTCCTGCTGCTCCAATTCAAGCCGATCTTACTGCATCTTTTGTAATAGCTAAGAAATTATTATTAGGTGTAATGTTTCGTACTGGAGATGCTTTTGGAGGTCTAATTGGATTTGATGTTACCGAGCAATTACATTTAGGTTATTCATATGATTGGTCTTATGGTCTTAGAACATTTAAGTATAATCAGGGCAGTCATGAAATAGTTTTACGATATGATTTTATCTATTCAAGTAAAAAGCAAATTCATTCTCCAAGAAATTTTTAA
- a CDS encoding ABC transporter permease, with amino-acid sequence MKKFTPVIKAKVFAKTQSIKLSDKTIAKTVIASNILTDIADVFLFISQIIKETFSRNFEFKEFLRQCFQIGYKSLPLISITGTIMGLVLTIQSRPTLINFGAVTMLPGMVAESLIKEMGPVITALICAGKIGSGMGAELGSMKVSEQIEAMEVSSTNPMRFLVVTRVLAATLMIPVLILYADALGIFGSWAGANIKGDVSFYLFFSQAFSHITFLDFLPAVIKSFFFGAVIGLVGCYKGYNAGRGTESVGIAANSAVVLASLMVIIVDLIAVQITDMLVI; translated from the coding sequence ATGAAAAAATTTACTCCTGTTATAAAAGCTAAAGTTTTTGCAAAAACCCAATCAATAAAACTTAGTGATAAAACAATAGCCAAAACAGTAATAGCAAGTAATATTTTGACTGATATTGCAGATGTGTTTTTGTTTATTTCACAAATAATAAAAGAAACATTTTCGCGAAATTTTGAGTTCAAAGAATTTTTACGTCAGTGTTTTCAAATTGGATATAAATCTTTACCACTCATCTCAATTACAGGAACTATTATGGGATTAGTTCTTACAATCCAATCACGACCAACACTTATAAATTTTGGTGCAGTAACAATGCTCCCCGGAATGGTTGCTGAATCTTTAATAAAAGAAATGGGTCCTGTAATAACAGCACTAATTTGTGCAGGCAAAATTGGATCTGGTATGGGTGCTGAACTTGGTTCGATGAAGGTATCCGAACAAATTGAAGCAATGGAAGTGTCCTCAACTAACCCAATGCGTTTCTTAGTTGTTACAAGAGTTTTGGCAGCAACATTAATGATACCTGTATTAATATTATATGCTGACGCACTAGGAATATTTGGCAGCTGGGCTGGAGCAAATATAAAAGGCGATGTTTCATTTTATTTATTTTTTTCACAAGCATTTAGTCATATCACATTTTTAGATTTCTTACCAGCTGTTATTAAATCATTTTTCTTCGGAGCCGTGATAGGTTTGGTAGGTTGTTACAAAGGATACAATGCAGGGCGTGGAACAGAAAGTGTGGGTATTGCTGCAAATTCTGCTGTGGTGTTAGCTTCATTAATGGTTATTATAGTTGATTTAATTGCAGTACAAATTACTGATATGCTTGTAATATGA
- a CDS encoding OmpA family protein, translating into MKNIFIPLVVFTGISINISAQEKAVEEVYGERNLMKYSISDNVEKSHKELKGDKQSFNYSYDKAIEKYTHTKNLSVEGQRRLAEAYHNTVQNIEAEIAYSKLINRNEELFPEDYYNYAMVLKANGKYEESNKWMIKFSDLKPTDLRAISFTENSGTYSNLINDSSRYLITHMDINTLADDFGSVYYKNGIVFSSTISKPKMIVRKYNWTGKPFWDMYVSDVEDGQLKKPKKFDRGLNKKFHDGPASFSNEGNSMAFTRNHYNDKSKDKVVELQIWFSNFKDKKWSKPEPFILNSFDYSVGQPSLTSNGNTMYFTSDMSGGFGGSDIYKVTKNEKGEWGNAVNMGNKINTEGDEMFPFFEEKNEVLFFASNGLYGLGGLDIFMCPMIGSKQGKVYNAGAPLNSQYDDFAVISDNNLAKGYFTSNRSYGSGGDDIYSVAFNSLEIGKKIIGNALDIDSNLLSNTFIKLIDEQSNFIDTVTTGSDAAFSFLVESNKNYKIFGKKENYKEGDSIASTFGKEFIVKADVILLKKEETIIPKTFEEKLEVGKDLGKILEFDPKTIYFDYGKYNIRQDAVADLNEIVRVMNEYPEMTIELGSHTDCRGTEKFNQTLSENRAKSSASYIKSRITKPERIYGKGYGETKLVNACSCEGTVVSECSEEEHQNNRRTEFIIIVK; encoded by the coding sequence ATGAAAAATATATTTATTCCCTTAGTTGTTTTTACAGGGATTAGCATTAACATAAGCGCACAAGAAAAGGCAGTAGAAGAGGTTTATGGAGAAAGAAACTTAATGAAATATTCTATTAGTGACAATGTAGAAAAATCTCACAAAGAATTAAAAGGCGATAAGCAATCTTTCAATTACTCATACGATAAAGCTATTGAGAAATATACACATACTAAAAATTTAAGTGTTGAGGGTCAAAGAAGGCTAGCTGAAGCATATCATAATACTGTGCAAAACATAGAGGCAGAAATAGCTTATTCTAAGTTGATTAATAGAAACGAAGAACTGTTTCCAGAGGATTATTATAATTATGCTATGGTTTTAAAAGCAAATGGCAAATATGAAGAATCAAATAAATGGATGATAAAATTTAGTGATTTAAAACCGACAGATTTGCGAGCTATTAGTTTTACTGAAAATTCAGGTACTTATTCTAATTTGATAAATGACAGTAGTAGATATCTTATAACACATATGGATATTAATACTCTTGCCGATGATTTTGGTTCAGTTTATTATAAAAATGGTATCGTGTTTTCGTCTACAATATCAAAACCTAAAATGATTGTTAGAAAATATAATTGGACAGGAAAGCCATTTTGGGATATGTATGTTTCAGATGTAGAAGATGGACAATTAAAAAAACCAAAGAAATTTGATAGAGGTTTAAATAAAAAATTTCATGATGGCCCAGCTAGTTTTAGTAACGAAGGTAATTCTATGGCATTCACTAGAAATCATTATAATGATAAAAGTAAAGACAAAGTGGTAGAACTTCAAATTTGGTTTAGCAATTTTAAAGATAAAAAATGGTCAAAACCTGAGCCTTTTATTCTAAATAGCTTTGATTATTCGGTTGGTCAACCCTCTTTAACTTCTAATGGAAATACAATGTATTTTACAAGTGATATGTCTGGTGGTTTCGGTGGTTCAGATATTTATAAAGTAACAAAAAATGAAAAAGGCGAATGGGGAAATGCAGTAAATATGGGAAATAAAATAAATACAGAAGGCGATGAAATGTTTCCATTTTTTGAAGAAAAAAATGAAGTTTTATTTTTTGCATCAAATGGACTTTATGGATTAGGTGGTTTGGATATTTTTATGTGCCCAATGATTGGCTCAAAACAAGGTAAAGTATATAATGCAGGTGCTCCATTAAATTCACAATATGATGATTTTGCAGTAATTTCAGATAATAATTTAGCTAAGGGTTATTTTACATCTAACAGAAGTTACGGTAGTGGTGGCGATGATATATATTCTGTTGCTTTTAATTCGTTAGAAATTGGAAAAAAAATAATTGGAAATGCATTAGATATTGATAGTAATTTGTTATCTAATACTTTTATCAAATTAATTGATGAGCAAAGTAATTTTATTGATACTGTAACAACTGGAAGTGATGCTGCATTTAGTTTTTTAGTGGAATCAAATAAAAATTATAAAATATTTGGAAAAAAAGAGAATTATAAAGAAGGTGATAGTATTGCAAGTACATTTGGAAAAGAGTTTATTGTAAAAGCTGATGTAATTCTTCTTAAAAAAGAAGAAACTATTATACCTAAAACATTTGAAGAAAAACTTGAAGTAGGTAAGGATTTGGGTAAGATATTAGAGTTTGATCCTAAAACAATATATTTTGATTATGGCAAATATAACATTCGTCAGGATGCTGTGGCTGATTTAAATGAAATTGTTAGGGTAATGAATGAATATCCAGAAATGACGATTGAATTGGGATCACATACTGATTGTAGAGGAACTGAAAAATTTAATCAAACATTATCTGAAAATAGAGCTAAATCATCTGCTAGCTATATTAAATCGAGAATAACAAAGCCAGAACGTATTTATGGCAAAGGATATGGTGAAACTAAATTAGTAAATGCATGTTCTTGCGAAGGTACTGTTGTTTCAGAATGTTCAGAAGAAGAACACCAAAATAACAGACGTACAGAATTTATAATTATTGTAAAATAA